The Micromonospora sp. WMMD961 genome has a segment encoding these proteins:
- a CDS encoding cytidine deaminase, which produces MSDIDWARLRAAAIDAMRHAYAPYSTFPVGAAALVDDGRVVVGCNVENAAYGVTLCAECGVVSSLHATGGGRLLALSCVDATGEPLMPCGRCRQLLWEHGGPECLIETKGNPLRMAELLPHAFGVEDLEAVTGETPVPVVPERLAAWRGRGTVFVHADLSAGQQVWTAYWERSAGDDAGAETGVLEEAPSWDDPAEAITWGLARSPRVVVVDATGTIFWAGEGEPPLEIPVRWSAS; this is translated from the coding sequence CGCCGCCGCCATCGACGCGATGCGGCACGCGTACGCGCCGTACTCGACGTTCCCGGTGGGCGCCGCCGCGCTGGTCGACGACGGCCGCGTGGTGGTGGGCTGCAACGTGGAGAACGCCGCGTACGGGGTGACGCTCTGCGCCGAGTGTGGGGTGGTCTCCAGCCTGCACGCCACCGGCGGCGGTCGACTCCTCGCGCTGTCCTGCGTCGACGCCACCGGCGAGCCGTTGATGCCGTGCGGGCGTTGCCGGCAGCTGCTCTGGGAGCACGGCGGCCCGGAGTGCCTGATCGAGACCAAGGGCAACCCGCTGCGGATGGCCGAGCTGCTGCCGCACGCCTTCGGCGTGGAGGACCTGGAGGCCGTCACCGGGGAGACGCCGGTGCCGGTGGTTCCGGAGCGGCTTGCCGCGTGGCGCGGGCGCGGCACCGTCTTCGTGCACGCGGACCTGTCCGCCGGCCAGCAGGTCTGGACGGCGTACTGGGAACGCTCCGCCGGGGACGACGCCGGTGCCGAGACCGGTGTGCTGGAGGAGGCGCCGAGCTGGGACGATCCGGCCGAGGCGATCACCTGGGGTCTGGCCCGATCGCCCCGGGTGGTCGTGGTGGACGCCACCGGCACCATCTTTTGGGCGGGTGAGGGCGAGCCGCCGCTGGAGATCCCGGTGCGCTGGTCCGCCAGCTGA